The following is a genomic window from Chloracidobacterium sp..
ATATTGAAATATTATTAATTAGAATGTTCGCCTTTCTTTCAGAAGAGTTCGGATTCCGCCGCGTTTGCGCCGGTAACCGTTCCCGGATTTTTGCAGAACAGGAACCTCGCTTGTCAAAGCCGGCCGCTTTATGCCGTAGGTAGCTGCGTATTTCAAAAGCAAAAAGAGCCGCGAAGAGCGTGGTAGATAACAAAAAAATGGAGTATCCTAACGGTCGAAACTATTGCTAACGGCAGGTCAACTTATGTCAACAGAAAAACCTTCAAAACTCTCTTCAGCCATCGAAAAACATCGTGAATTCCTGTTTCCGGCTGCGACAATGTATTACAAAGAACCGATCGCCATAGTCAAGGGCGAGGGCGAAAAGGTCTGGGACGATCAAGGCAACGAGTATCTGGACGCATTCGGAGGCGTATTGACCGTGAGCGTAGGCCACGCTAATCCCGACGTGAACAAGGCGTGGATCGATCAGGTCAATGCGGTCGCTCACACATCTACGCTCTATGCGAATCAGCCGCAAAGCGACCTTGCAGAAAAGCTCGCCGAGATAACGCCGGGCGATCTTAAAAAATCATTCTTTACGTCGAGCGGCACTGAGGCCGACGACACGGCGATAATGACGGCCAAGCTCGCCACCGGCCGAGGCGAGATCGTCGTGCTGCGGCACAGCTATTCCGGACGTTCGGCAACGGCGCTTTCGAGCGTCGGGCACTCGTCGTGGCGGCCGCTGCCTTCGCAGGTTGCGGGCATCGTGCACGCGCGCGCGCCGTACTGCTACCGTTGTCCTTGGGGGATGACGCCCGATAACTGCGGCGCCGCTTGTGCCGAGGATGTCCGGGATGTTATCGAGACGACGACCACAGGCGAGATCGCTGCCTTCATGGCAGAGCCGATAATGGGCGTCGGCGGCTTTATCGTGCCGCCGAAAGGCTACTTTGAGCGTGTCGAGGAGATCACGCGCAAGCACGGCGGCCTGTTTATCGCCGACGAAGTGCAAACAGCGTGGGGCCGCACGGGCGATAAGTGGTTCGGCATCGAGCATCATAATGTAAAGCCCGATATCATCACGTCGGCTAAGGGCATGGGCAACGGCGTGCCGATCGGCTGGACGATAGCCACGGCCGAGGTCGCCGACAAATTCCCCGGGCTGACATTTGCTACATTCGGCGGCAATCCCGTCTCGATGGCTGTCGGGCTGGCCGTGATCAAGTACATCGAAGAGAACGACCTGCGCACGAACGCACGCGTCGTCGGCGAATATTTCCACGATCGGCTCGAAGAGTTGAAAGAAAAGTATCCTATCGTCGGCGACGTGCGCGGCATGGGCCTTATGCAG
Proteins encoded in this region:
- a CDS encoding aspartate aminotransferase family protein; the protein is MSTEKPSKLSSAIEKHREFLFPAATMYYKEPIAIVKGEGEKVWDDQGNEYLDAFGGVLTVSVGHANPDVNKAWIDQVNAVAHTSTLYANQPQSDLAEKLAEITPGDLKKSFFTSSGTEADDTAIMTAKLATGRGEIVVLRHSYSGRSATALSSVGHSSWRPLPSQVAGIVHARAPYCYRCPWGMTPDNCGAACAEDVRDVIETTTTGEIAAFMAEPIMGVGGFIVPPKGYFERVEEITRKHGGLFIADEVQTAWGRTGDKWFGIEHHNVKPDIITSAKGMGNGVPIGWTIATAEVADKFPGLTFATFGGNPVSMAVGLAVIKYIEENDLRTNARVVGEYFHDRLEELKEKYPIVGDVRGMGLMQGIELVKDRTTKEPNPEAVLKVFEETKRHGVLIGKGGLYGNVIRTGMMLNTTKDSVDQLISALDAGFALCK